From the genome of Amyelois transitella isolate CPQ chromosome 16, ilAmyTran1.1, whole genome shotgun sequence, one region includes:
- the LOC106129703 gene encoding zinc finger protein 883 isoform X2 — protein sequence MLLPSSICFECQALTRKYYFFKERCMNGQGALLDMLSIYGKINVAQLPQLRESFKLKSTLIIDNQTHFIDFCYEEISFNESQKEEVKVEPFEDDTLDFTEALEADDLLETIKKEDHKFEVFLNSPMSSDDEPLSTHKRNKTEKAEVMIEADAPVKRKRGRPRKGEGKANIEPGDQPPKRKFKRRVTENTGGISEEEDFDLEQFVEIINLTPEEQLQEIEKRKESSNYQNSAFQCNFCYKGFINLQAFNHHSAKHDPSAGNIKCPICKIRFKNKRAYTKHQTNHEKKYKCKSCPYVSKTSTQAKQHQRWHKGVTYKCQYCDEISTKWTSYLSHVRIKHPSEFICGVCGYSFVSRLGLAMHRTMMHKGVQDNQEPEGDLKTEESRPYCSVCNIQFVSEEAFKRHMVMSAKHTKSNEDSHGCKTCGESFPSAEALRVHHRATHARKRPKNYGKRPPPYSWPAPCNHCGEHVANGRAYWTHFRRAHPGLPYPIRKDYVCDVCGKSFRGNAFLVYHKRTHTDERAYKCSLCPKAFHNRTNLHMHQKTHSDHRPHPCSVCFKAFKSKGALDRHFRSHTGVKPYECEVCGKAFNQSNSRKLHVRTVHLRQPAPYVSRARDRRHRPNA from the exons ATGTTACTACCATCTTCCATTTGTTTTGAGTGCCAAGCTCTGactagaaaatattatttcttcaaGGAGCGGTGTATGAATGGACAGGGGGCTCTACTTGATATGCTGAGTATATATGGGAAG aTAAATGTGGCACAACTGCCACAATTGAGGGAATCCTTCAAATTGAAATCTACTTTGATTATTGACAATCAGACCCATTTCATTGACTTCTGCTATGAGGAGATCAGTTTCAATGAATCACAGAAGGAAGAAGTTAAAGTGGAACCATTTGAAGATGACACCCTGGACTTCACAGAAGCACTGGAGGCTGATGACTTGCTGGaaaccataaaaaaagaagatcaTAAATTTGAAGTGTTCCTCAATTCACCCATGTCAAGTGATGATGAGCCACTTTCCACACATAAGAGAAATAAGACTGAAAAGGCAGAGGTGATGATAGAA gCCGATGCGCCAGTAAAGCGCAAACGTGGGCGACCGCGAAAAGGAGAAGGTAAAGCAAATATTGAACCTGGTGATCAGCCCCCCAAACGTAAATTCAAGCGCAGAGTCACTGAGAACACTGGCGGAATCTCTGAGGAGGAAGACTTTGATTTGGAGCAATTTGtggaaattattaatttaact CCTGAGGAGCAGCTgcaagaaatagaaaaaagaaaggaGTCTTCAAACTATCAGAATTCAGCATTCCAGTGCAACTTCTGCTACAAAGGGTTCATTAACTTGCAGGCTTTTAACCACCACAGCGCGAAACATGACCCC AGCGCGGGCAACATAAAGTGTCCCATTTGCAAGATCCGTTTCAAGAACAAACGGGCATACACGAAACATCAAACTAATCACGAGAAGAAATACAAGTGTAAATCGTGCCCTTACGTCTCCAAGACGTC aaCGCAAGCGAAGCAGCACCAGAGGTGGCATAAAGGAGTGACGTACAAGTGTCAGTATTGTGACGAGATCTCCAC CAAATGGACGTCGTATTTGAGCCACGTCCGCATAAAGCACCCATCGGAGTTCATTTGCGGAGTTTGCGGATATTCGTTTGTGAGCCGTCTGGGGCTCGCCATGCACAGAACTATGATGCACAAGGGGGTACAG GATAACCAAGAACCCGAAGGTGATCTCAAGACAGAAGAATCTAGGCCTTATTGCTCAGTGTGCAACATTCAATTTGTCTCCGAGGAGGCGTTCAAGCGGCACATGGTCATGTCCGCGAAACACACCAAGAGTAATGAGGATAG TCACGGCTGTAAAACGTGCGGCGAGAGTTTCCCAAGCGCGGAAGCACTCCGAGTTCACCACCGCGCCACCCACGCTCGGAAACGACCCAAGAACTACGGCAAGAGACCGCCTCCCTACTCCTGGCCCGCCCCTTGTAATCAT TGTGGCGAGCACGTGGCCAACGGGCGCGCGTACTGGACGCACTTCCGGCGCGCGCACCCCGGCCTGCCCTACCCCATCCGCAAGGACTACGTCTGCGACGTCTGCGGGAAGAGCTTCCGG GGCAACGCGTTCCTAGTGTACCACAAGCGTACGCATACGGACGAGCGAGCGTACAAATGCTCGCTCTGTCCGAAAGCGTTCCACAACCGCACCAATCTGCACATGCATCAAAAAACACATTCAGACCATCGGCCACACCCCTGTTCTGTCTGCTTCAAGGCCTTCAAGTCTAAAGGAGCCTTGGACAGGCATTTCCGG AGCCACACGGGCGTGAAGCCGTACGAGTGCGAGGTGTGCGGCAAGGCGTTCAACCAGTCCAACAGCCGCAAGCTGCACGTGCGCACCGTGCACCTGCGCCAGCCCGCGCCCTACGTCAGCCGCGCGCGCGACCGCCGCCACCGCCCCAACGCCTAG
- the LOC106129698 gene encoding uncharacterized protein LOC106129698 gives MTETTMVKVKTERPDEAEIRELAAKMVEANKAKALAASVAAARPPLVGGPAPGPGGQMAIVNFLARKPGVPTPAEQRPAPDPDKKTPAPDEASWKGHFGWDMLGKCHIPYIYRSGEKYVAVRMVEIKLLNKYLNYLHADIYSCTCIRSYYITEIEARLLNEINNRHCDGQFGRDPFTQKDLVVRLSDAYEFYNFLDVCYNKLLRGTTNAKDKCGFIRINKESVVPYTVRDNQKFVPLFYFEGETDNLKLKADQLKGWDLSYLKFCCKVQGIRNELFASETCSVISLSDIKSYFPPGTEFEEYWPNKVVDSQLLIAAKGSVSGGGQWTRAPPAPPPGVLSGGGVSMGGSTRGRRPAASRHSPASAAMQMPHANISAAAVQALANSWSLPGTLTQAQTQQVLRLAQAQVAAQAQAAARYNIAAAAAALPQHRSQHQRNVQFPNSAITMAMGQQPPPPLVRSSANTTTMNVPPQVTGSMNGHSTSHSVESRKRLTAIPDITITGNHTPYKVQKALVENTMVPCINAKPYQYTELLMTLPDLASHFFPRVSLSTCRAMLDALGLTLYKPNSTQLQVLRNSGKCKSAAAGENGMALVQIRDVMQHMPQFKYMLRSGLAADEPHQAPRPAHNSQPAHAKRARAN, from the exons ATGACAGAAACTACGATGGTCAAGGTAAAGACCGAGCGGCCAGACGAGGCCGAGATTAGGGAGTTGGCCGCCAAAATGGTGGAGGCCAACAAAGCGAAGGCCTTAGCAGCGTCAGTAGCGGCAGCCAGACCGCCCTTAGTAGGGGGTCCCGCGCCTGGCCCCGGCGGACAGATGGCTATAGTTAACTTTCTGGCGCGAAAACCTGGTGTACCTACTCCTGCCGAACAGCGGCCCGCGCCTGACCCTGACAAGAAGACCCCCGCCCCAGATGAAGCGAGTTGGAAGGGCCACTTCGGGTGGGACATGCTCGGCAAATGTCACATTCCATATATCTATCGGTCTGGCGAGAAGTATGTTGCCGTCCGGATGGTAGAAATCAAGCTACTAAACAAGTACCTGAACTATTTGCATGCAGATATATATTCCTGCACATGCATAAGAAGTTACTACATCACAGAAATTGAAGCAAGGCTTCTCAATGAGATCAACAACAGACATTGTGATGGGCAGTTTGGCAGAGATCCCTTCACTCAAAAAGACTTAGTAGTGCGTTTATCGGACGCTTATGAATTCTACAATTTCTTAGATGtgtgttataataaattattacgtGGTACCACCAATGCAAAGGACAAGTGTGGTTTTATacgtataaataaagaatcagTGGTACCTTATACAGTAAGAGACAATCAAAAGTTTGTTccactgttttattttgaaggtgaaACCGacaatttaaagttaaaagcAGATCAATTAAAAGGTTGGGACTTGTCATACCTCAAATTCTGTTGTAAAGTGCAGGGGATCAGAAATGAGTTATTTGCCAGTGAGACATGTTCTGTGATCAGTTTGTCAGACATAAAAAGCTACTTCCCTCCTGGGACAGAGTTTGAGGAGTACTGGCCAAATAAGGTGGTGGACTCCCAACTTCTGATAGCTGCTAAAG GTTCAGTATCAGGCGGCGGGCAATGGacgcgcgcgccgcccgcgccgccgccgggCGTGCTGAGCGGCGGCGGCGTCAGCATGGGCGGCTCCACGCGCGGCCGCCGGCCCGCCGCGTCGCGCCACTCGCCGGCCAGCGCCGCCATGCAGATGCCGCACGCCAACATCTCCGCCGCCGCCGTGCAGGCGCTGGCCAACAGCTGGAGCCTGCCCGGCACGCTCACGCAGGCGCAGACGCAGCAAGTGCTCAGGCTGGCGCAG GCGCAAGTGGCAGCTCAAGCACAGGCAGCGGCGCGGTACAACATAGCCGCCGCGGCCGCGGCATTGCCGCAGCATCGCTCTCAGCATCAGAGGAATGTACAG TTTCCCAACAGTGCAATAACAATGGCGATGGGACAGCAGCCGCCCCCACCTCTCGTGAGGAGCTCTGCGAACACCACAACTATGAA cgtGCCTCCTCAAGTGACTGGATCAATGAATGGCCACTCAACCTCTCACAGCGTAGAGAGCCGCAAGCGACTTACGGCCATACCCGACATAACAATTACTGGCAACCATACACCGTATAAG GTCCAAAAAGCCCTAGTGGAGAACACGATGGTCCCGTGCATCAACGCGAAGCCCTACCAGTACACGGAGCTGCTGATGACGCTGCCCGACCTGGCGAGCCACTTCTTCCCGCGCGTGTCGCTCAGCACGTGCCGCGCCATGCTCGACGCCCTCGGCTTGACGCTCTACAAGCCTAACTC CACCCAGCTGCAAGTGCTCCGCAACTCCGGCAAGTGCAagtcggcggcggcgggcgagAACGGCATGGCGCTGGTGCAGATCCGCGACGTCATGCAGCACATGCCGCAGTTCAAGTACATGCTGCGCTCCGGCCTCGCCGCCGACGAGCCGCACCAGGCGCCGCGCCCCGCGCACAACTCGCAGCCCGCGCACGCCAAACGCGCTAGAGCTAATTGA
- the LOC106129703 gene encoding zinc finger protein 883 isoform X1, whose amino-acid sequence METDKVCRICLITGVKMYDVQSYPIKKYLEAIVGVNSLGEMLLPSSICFECQALTRKYYFFKERCMNGQGALLDMLSIYGKINVAQLPQLRESFKLKSTLIIDNQTHFIDFCYEEISFNESQKEEVKVEPFEDDTLDFTEALEADDLLETIKKEDHKFEVFLNSPMSSDDEPLSTHKRNKTEKAEVMIEADAPVKRKRGRPRKGEGKANIEPGDQPPKRKFKRRVTENTGGISEEEDFDLEQFVEIINLTPEEQLQEIEKRKESSNYQNSAFQCNFCYKGFINLQAFNHHSAKHDPSAGNIKCPICKIRFKNKRAYTKHQTNHEKKYKCKSCPYVSKTSTQAKQHQRWHKGVTYKCQYCDEISTKWTSYLSHVRIKHPSEFICGVCGYSFVSRLGLAMHRTMMHKGVQDNQEPEGDLKTEESRPYCSVCNIQFVSEEAFKRHMVMSAKHTKSNEDSHGCKTCGESFPSAEALRVHHRATHARKRPKNYGKRPPPYSWPAPCNHCGEHVANGRAYWTHFRRAHPGLPYPIRKDYVCDVCGKSFRGNAFLVYHKRTHTDERAYKCSLCPKAFHNRTNLHMHQKTHSDHRPHPCSVCFKAFKSKGALDRHFRSHTGVKPYECEVCGKAFNQSNSRKLHVRTVHLRQPAPYVSRARDRRHRPNA is encoded by the exons ATGGAAACTGATAAAGTTTGTAGGATATGTCTCATAACGGGTGTAAAAATGTATGACGTCCAGAGTTatcctataaaaaaatacttagagGCCATAGTTGGAGTTAAT tctCTGGGAGAAATGTTACTACCATCTTCCATTTGTTTTGAGTGCCAAGCTCTGactagaaaatattatttcttcaaGGAGCGGTGTATGAATGGACAGGGGGCTCTACTTGATATGCTGAGTATATATGGGAAG aTAAATGTGGCACAACTGCCACAATTGAGGGAATCCTTCAAATTGAAATCTACTTTGATTATTGACAATCAGACCCATTTCATTGACTTCTGCTATGAGGAGATCAGTTTCAATGAATCACAGAAGGAAGAAGTTAAAGTGGAACCATTTGAAGATGACACCCTGGACTTCACAGAAGCACTGGAGGCTGATGACTTGCTGGaaaccataaaaaaagaagatcaTAAATTTGAAGTGTTCCTCAATTCACCCATGTCAAGTGATGATGAGCCACTTTCCACACATAAGAGAAATAAGACTGAAAAGGCAGAGGTGATGATAGAA gCCGATGCGCCAGTAAAGCGCAAACGTGGGCGACCGCGAAAAGGAGAAGGTAAAGCAAATATTGAACCTGGTGATCAGCCCCCCAAACGTAAATTCAAGCGCAGAGTCACTGAGAACACTGGCGGAATCTCTGAGGAGGAAGACTTTGATTTGGAGCAATTTGtggaaattattaatttaact CCTGAGGAGCAGCTgcaagaaatagaaaaaagaaaggaGTCTTCAAACTATCAGAATTCAGCATTCCAGTGCAACTTCTGCTACAAAGGGTTCATTAACTTGCAGGCTTTTAACCACCACAGCGCGAAACATGACCCC AGCGCGGGCAACATAAAGTGTCCCATTTGCAAGATCCGTTTCAAGAACAAACGGGCATACACGAAACATCAAACTAATCACGAGAAGAAATACAAGTGTAAATCGTGCCCTTACGTCTCCAAGACGTC aaCGCAAGCGAAGCAGCACCAGAGGTGGCATAAAGGAGTGACGTACAAGTGTCAGTATTGTGACGAGATCTCCAC CAAATGGACGTCGTATTTGAGCCACGTCCGCATAAAGCACCCATCGGAGTTCATTTGCGGAGTTTGCGGATATTCGTTTGTGAGCCGTCTGGGGCTCGCCATGCACAGAACTATGATGCACAAGGGGGTACAG GATAACCAAGAACCCGAAGGTGATCTCAAGACAGAAGAATCTAGGCCTTATTGCTCAGTGTGCAACATTCAATTTGTCTCCGAGGAGGCGTTCAAGCGGCACATGGTCATGTCCGCGAAACACACCAAGAGTAATGAGGATAG TCACGGCTGTAAAACGTGCGGCGAGAGTTTCCCAAGCGCGGAAGCACTCCGAGTTCACCACCGCGCCACCCACGCTCGGAAACGACCCAAGAACTACGGCAAGAGACCGCCTCCCTACTCCTGGCCCGCCCCTTGTAATCAT TGTGGCGAGCACGTGGCCAACGGGCGCGCGTACTGGACGCACTTCCGGCGCGCGCACCCCGGCCTGCCCTACCCCATCCGCAAGGACTACGTCTGCGACGTCTGCGGGAAGAGCTTCCGG GGCAACGCGTTCCTAGTGTACCACAAGCGTACGCATACGGACGAGCGAGCGTACAAATGCTCGCTCTGTCCGAAAGCGTTCCACAACCGCACCAATCTGCACATGCATCAAAAAACACATTCAGACCATCGGCCACACCCCTGTTCTGTCTGCTTCAAGGCCTTCAAGTCTAAAGGAGCCTTGGACAGGCATTTCCGG AGCCACACGGGCGTGAAGCCGTACGAGTGCGAGGTGTGCGGCAAGGCGTTCAACCAGTCCAACAGCCGCAAGCTGCACGTGCGCACCGTGCACCTGCGCCAGCCCGCGCCCTACGTCAGCCGCGCGCGCGACCGCCGCCACCGCCCCAACGCCTAG